CCTGGTCCCCTCCGTCATCTCCCTTCAACCGTTTGCACTTCGAAAAGAGTCCGAAAACTGTGCCGTGCCAGGCGGGGTAGCATTCCTCAAGTGGAACCTATGCATCCCGAACACCGTCTGTTCTGCTCGGGAGGCCGTCTGGGGCCTGAGTACAAAACTCAAGTCAGGATCCCCTGCCACGCGTCCTGAGAGGTGCTCCGATCCCTGGTGTTCGTTCGAGGTGCGTCAAGCAGGAAATGAGCACCAGAGACATCAGAGACGGTCTGACCCCGATGTGGTTTTACTGTCCCTATAAGAAGTACTCACCCGCCTTCAGAGCGCTCATGTTTTACTGTTTCACAACACTGGATGAGAGCAGATTTGATTTGGCTTTTTTGACACGGATCAGCAGAAAAGATTCTTGCAACAGATTTCTGCAAAACGATATAAAttaatgaacataaaaaaatacacgTTTGCACAAGTATTTAAACAGGACGCAGATAAATCACCGCTGTTTTTACATCCCTAGAAAATGAAGAGCACAAGGACGTCGTCggttgttttcttttgcccAAAGAAACTATCCTGACACCAGAACGTTTTAATTTACCCAGAATTCATGGCAAATTAGTCCTAGTTAGAGGAGCACAGCTGAGAACTGAACCGCTTTGTGCAATAGATGAATTTAGACGTCTGGCCCCGGATCCCGGGAGTCTGCTTGGAGCTCGAGCACTTCAGCAAAAGAAGAAGGTTAGAAATTTGTTTGTAGAGATCCGTTtccactttgacattaaaggtCTTTTTCGGTGTCAAACGTCCGCTGTAAAGAGCCTGTTAATGAAAGCATTTCATCTTGACACCAGAGTCACGAAGCCGTTTAACATGAGCACTTCCCAGGAGGGTGAACACTTCTTGTAGGTGCTGTGCGCAGCTCCCGTCACCCCCACGTCGCCGTGGCAGCCGGGGGTCCTGAAGCACTGAACCCTGAGTGTTATCTGTGTAGCACGGACGCTCGTAAACGAGGGAGGCTCGTATCCACCGCGGAGACGTCTGGACTCTTCCTCTGAGGAAAGCTTCAGATCGTGAGACGGCGAGGTGGAAGGTGCATCTGTGtggtgatttttgttttgtttgtttgtttgtttttttgcaccgTGGTGCTCAGTGCCTGCAGCAGCGACTCAcaaagcaacaagaaaaataataattcagctTCACCTCTTAAGCTTTACTCATCGATCACCAGATGCTTTACTTCATGGACAAATCCGCTGACCTGATGTACATATTTTTGTAGGCGTGACGACGACTTCTCCATGATAGCTCTGCCTGTGTAGCCTCCAGAGATCCCAGTTAAAGACAGCGTTACTGAAGTGACCGTCACGGACTCCTCTGACTGCCGCTCTGTGAAATACGATTACACGTCAACTCTGAAAGTCCTTTCATCCTGCGGAAGacagcagatttaaaaaaaacaaacaaaaaaggttcAGATGCTTTATTGATAAACTCAAACGGTCTGTACATaaagcttaaaaacacaaaagagggAAATCAGTTTCAGTCTCATCGTCCATCTTCAACGTTATCAGCGCTTGTTTGTCCAGCAGTGGCTGGAGAAGCCACTCGAgttattttggtctttttaatCATACAAAGAGAATACATGTTGAAGATGTaaagacatatatatatatatataaataaatatatatgaacTCTATTGAATTGCAGAAGCCGTGCACTGGATTCTAAGCCATTTACAGGAGAGTTAAAGTGAGCGTCGAGGTGGCAGACGAGAGACGTTCGGTGTTTTGCAAAGATCAGGGGTTCCTGCAGAAGCAAAGAGTTTGACTGACCTGAATGTATTTCATCTCACATTTCCTGCAAAAGCCCTCAAATCACGAGCACCCTGCCCCAGACCGCTGCGGACCCACGTGGGAACCCCGCAGATGGCTGACATGTTGTCTTCAAAGGCCTCAACTGACTTGGTGTCTGTGCAGACGGACGGCTGCAGCCCCTCCCTCTGGACTGTGCTCTCCTTCAGCAACGTGGACCTGGAGAAAATAATGTAAGAATGTATTCCTCCTGTTTCTGTTCAAACCTGcaaagtgtgatttttttttttcttttgtttctggttAGACTTatcaccaaaaaacaaacaaaaaaaacatcacctTGTCATGTCAAAAAGCTCTGTACAGTAATCACTCTGCATTATGGCAATTTGTCCATCTTTAATCATGCTAATATAAAACCAGAAGGGGCTACACAAAAAGTACTGCCGATAAAGCACGAGAGGTTTTGTCGAAGCATTTCGGAGAAAAACAATCTCGTCATCACAAGTGAGAATCAGACAATCACATGAAAATCTGCGGAAGAGCCAACGCTTTGAGTTTAAATTAGACCTGTAGCTGTTTGTTCATTCGTTCGTTACTCAATTTGAAGTATTTTAGGAGCTACTGTAGCAAAGCAACGTTAGCGAAGCcgatttaaaagaataaaaaaaaaaagttcagcaGAGACTGAACGAGAGGTCGAAGGTCACCACTTCCTGGTTTCTTACTGTGATCACGCCAGAGTCGGTGTACCTCAATCACTGTGCGACGTTCATCAGCCGCCGGCAGCAGTTCTGTTTTTATAACTTAGCATAATGAAGAGGAGACGTGAGGGTTTACTTTTCTGaccttctgttttctgttctgttttattttgacattatCCAATGTGTGCAATATGTCCTAAatccaaaacattaaaaaggtgcaatttgtttgactgaaaaggtagcattttttttattttattttatttttttttgtatttagttGTAAGACGTTCGTTCCTGTCCAAACTATTACACTGCATGCAAACAGAGACAAGCTTGAAATGGTGAAGAGAGCAAATCAACTCTGCATTTTAACAGTTAGCGTATATCTTCTTGTTTGTAGatgaaacttaaaaacaaaaataactacTACACTTTTTCAGTTTGGTCATTGACTggtttttgttaaatatttttttttaaattaacatcagtcaaaaaatatttgaaaagcCAAAAAACCCTgtacatctttttttctttacactacaaatgtcaagaaaatgtcttcattaaaaaaaacaaaacacaaaaaacctgtagtatatgtaaaataaaaacttataGAAAACTAAAATGAGAGCTTATTTTTTGTCTCCTGGTTTCATTcctaaatcacattttttttttcttctgaaataaagaaaaagcacatGACAATGCGTCATTAAAAcagtatcttttttttaattggtaTATTTTTAAGCAGGGTCAGCAAATTCAGTccacaattaaaaacaagatATGGCCTTGATTCCGTTGTTTGTGTGgcattttgtaaatataaacaAGTGACATCGTTCATCTTTGTAAACAAGCAGGTGATCAACGTGTTTTAACAGAATGTCCATTTCTCTGATTGAAGATGTTAAAAACTGCcaacacaaaagagaaatgttgTGACCTCAGCAACATTTGGCAACTAAATAACAACTATAATGTTGCAGACAACGTTGAGGTAACGCTGTTTGCTATGGCTCCTTGTGTAGCATGTATTACAATGCTGCAGTTTAACccttaaagggtcagttcactcAAAATActaccatgtttgtttttcttctactTGAACAGCAGCGAGTCTTTATCACTAAAACCAACTGTTCACTTACAATGGgaccaatttttttttaattaaataaaactacCTCACTGAATGTTGTTtacaaacatttgctgttaactgaccaaacacactcactgtgagGTCTATCTCGTCGCTGCTCTGGAGCTTTTGTCTTGCACAGTAgattttcaaattttcatttgttttctagGCACTTAAAGTACTTCCTGTCCATGTTGCCTTTAGAGTCAGGATTGGAAGTTCATTATCGTCCTTTCCAACGTCAGAAATTAACTTAAAAATCTCAGTATTGTTGTTAAGGACTTCACACAAATTCAGCTTACATGGGTGTTTGTGGCAGTGGATACGAGAATATAAATTTTCTAGCATTTAGGTGAACTGGCCttttaaaaaaggaatgaaGAATTTTAAATGCTGCATGAGGGATCTGATGCATAGTTTTATATAGTAGACACATTTATTCGACTTTTGGGGAAATATACTTACTCACGTTCTTGTCGAGCGTTCGACGAGAGGATCGCTACcactcttgtttgtgtgttaaatgcTGAGCAGGaggcaattagcttagcttagcttagcttagcatgacgACTGGAAGCTAGCAAGACTCTGTTTACAATAACATGCCTGCCAACACCTCTACAGCTGTAACAGCTGTATGGAAGGTGTAATCTTGAAGCTATcagtttccctctgcttcttgtaattatgctaagctaagctaatggtGTCCTGGCTttagcttcacatttaacacGCAGACATGAGAGCAGCGTCGATCTTCTCACAATCAAACTCTGCAAAAAGCAAATGACACAGATTTCCACACCGTTTCTAAAATCTCTATAGGATGCCATTAAAGTTTAGTCATCCAATGTTTACCTAAAGGTGACTTTTTAAGCTACTTTCCAATCTGTGCAATCATTCATTTTTGCCTTATAAAAGTAATATTTAGCTTTTTAGACTGCAACTTAAACATCAGTTGTGATTCTGTGCTATTGAGTGTAAACAGGACAAATATAAACCTAACCCGCCTGAAGCCACAGGTAAGTGAGAGGTGCAGGTAAGTGACCCCAGTTAGAGCACATATTAAAGTCAAAGGTGCCAAAAAGGGAGCGTGGTCTTCACAATAATCATATCATAGTGCCTTGTGTTGTATAATTTCTTGGCTTTCTCCTGTATAACATCTGAGAGGATGCTGCATCTGCCTGCAATCTCAAAACCTGATGAATTGTGAGGGGGGGAAGATAAAAACCAGCCTGTGTCCTCTCGTGTAATCGGAACAGGGATTGGTAGATGGAGGCTACTTCAAATATGCAGGATTTTACAGCAACAGTGATTACTTTGGTATTAGTGCATAGGTGCAGTTCTAGATACCAGAGCTGTGTAATATGAGGAACATGTACACATTCCTTGATATATATATTAACTAGAGTCACGTTGGGCAGCAGGATCAGGTTAGCTCGACACCAAGACCTTTCAACGTCAGCAGAGGAGACGCTTCCTGCCGTCCTCCAGGAGACTGAGTGATGCAGCAGGGGACTTTCTGTGATCATCTGTGATTTAAATCTCACAAGGAGCCTTCACCCTGCCTGTCCGACGCATTCACCCGGCAAACGATCTGTGGGATTCATGATAAATATTCCATCAGCTGGTGTCTTCAGATCGAGACCAGCTGACCTACCGCAAACCAGCTCAGTGTCTCCTCCTGGTGGACTGCAGTATGAAAGGGAGCTCTTGTGTGTCTCGCAAATGTGCAAAAGTTCCAACAACTCAAAAACCCGTGCGGGTCTGAGTCCAGTTTTGAAtaaccctccctcctcctcctcctcctcctcctctgagtaATTTTGACTGAGTGCCTTTAATCTGCAAGACAAAGACCAGTGAAGAGTCCAGTGAATCAAACGTATCCTTAAACacccaattttttttaaagatcaaGAGAGACTTAAGTCACTCTCACATCTGTTTGCATTCAATTCAAtccaaaaagaggaagaaaattaCCCTTATTCTGTGAATCATCCTTCAGCTTGCAGCCGTATCTAAAGGAGAACCTTGcgaagagagaagagagtttTACACAATCTTTTGAGTTCATGATGCTGCTAAGATATTGACGCTGTATGTTCTGCATTACCTGCGATTGGTCGATCACCAGCCAGCGCTCAGTGCTCGTCTGCATGTCCTGTCCGCTCAGAGGCTCCCGCAGACGGACCTTCGCTTCAACGCGACCTCCCGTGGGCTTACGACCGTCCATCACCTGAACCGAGAGACACGAGGATCAAACCCGGAGACATTTACAGACGCACAAGGTGTCACTGAACATCCGAGGCGACGCTTCTGTCCCCCCGTGGACGGTGGCTCACCTCTACGATCTCCCTGATTTCGCTCCGTGTCTCCAGTTTGTCCAGCTTCAGGAGGGCCGTCCCGATCGGCTTGTCGCTCCGCAAGAAACCGCTGTGAGGCGACACGCAGAGATACTTGGCTGATCATTTTGTACATGAAGCTGAGCGTAGACGAGACGCCGCAGGCCGATCTCCAGTCAGTTCCTCGAAATTACTGACTCTGAGAATACTGGctgctcaaaaataaaaatgtctctcacctcagtttttttttttttttttttaatattcaagtTTGATCAAttccacatttatttatcaatttGCTTTGAGTTGAGTGATGATGCTGTGATTATCATTACAACGTTATTATTAATTTTCCCTGCTTCTCCTTGATGCATTTAAAGGAGCTTCGGCTTCTGAGATTTGAACCGAAAGCCGACAGCATCACATTAACTGATCTGGTCTGAGTTCAGGAAGCTGCTCTGCCTGCCAGCCCGTCtgtccgcctgcctgcctgtctgtccatccgtccgcctgcctgtctgtccgtctgtctgtctgtctgtctgccactCACCCTTTGTGCAGCAGCTCCAGTTTGATGCCTTTAGACGCCACCACCCGCCTGAAGCCGCGGTGGTTACGGTTGATTGACAGCGTGAAGCTCTGGTTATATTCTGGTGAGAAGAAATCGCAGGTGAGGAGATGCGGCCTTCTGAGACTTTACATGTCAAATACATGAAGGAACAAACACACCATAAACATTCTTTTTCATccaacacaaatgaaaatgaactgctCAATAAACCGGTTTCTGATTTTGATGCTCATTATAAGCTACTCTTACAACAGGAAACATCTTTGCATTGGttcatttgcattattttgaaatatcacTCATCATTGTGTCATCCCAGAAAATATCGCAAAAGcaaatagtaaaataataatgaagatttaaaatttaaatatctacaatttataaataatttgatAATTTGATAATAATTTGATAACCGGCTTGTAGCATCTGGTTCATGAAGAGTTTTGTGTTCACATTTCGGGGAAATTTGAAACTTTGTTTGACACTATGTTTTAGACAAACTGAAGAAACGACAGCAGATAACTTCAGCACTTGCTTGACAAAATTCTACAATACTGAATGATCTTTTCTGTTTAGTCCAatattctgaaaataaaaacatctgttcGCTGCTGATACACGAACGGCTGCACGGCGACGTTCACGTCTCACCTGGGCAGTTAGTGTTCTTGATGACGGCCGTTTTGTGTTTCTGCGGCTGCTCCTGGCggcagcaaaacagaaacaagaaacactTTCAGAAGGAAGAGTCAGCTGGATGAATCCTCTCAGCAGATTAAAATGAGCTGAAGTGTCTTACCGCGCTCGGGTAGGGGAAGTCAAACTTGACGTAGGCGTCCAGATCGTTGGCTTGGATTCCTACAGAAGGTTAAAAACaccacttttcagtttttcctgaaGACTTTTTCTAGTACTCGCAGACAGCATGTGGGTGAAGATTACTGTTCTTACCACTAGGAGCAGGAAGATTCATCCCTTTGACGATAACGACGACCATGTCGGTGCTGCTCAGCTCGGGGAATATCCTGAAAGGAAAGGGAAAGGAGGAAAGGTGAACGTGATGTTCGCATTTCCAAAGATTCTCTAAAACAAAGGATGACCCACTACAAGCTGCGGCAGCGGAATCAAATGGTGTTCACTTCCTGACTCGGTTACTGAGGGCTGTGGCTTGTCCATGTctaaacaacacaacagtggACACAGTCAAAATAATTCATGTCTTCGCTTTATTTTATCTGCTGGCTTCAATATgctcagaaacaggaagtgagtctTCAGTGAGCCCTCACGTTTCTGAGGTTACACAGGTCTGCTGTGCTGGACTGCATTAAGCTGTGCAGATGCATCGTCATCAAACATTCAACAGATAAAAACTCTTCAGAAAACGTTCTTGAACTTGAACGTGAACTTGTGTGATATGACCTGGAAAGCAAACGCGCCCACCTGACAGTGTGAAACGACCTCTCCTCAAAGTGATGTTTGGGAGGAGGCAGACCTCTCGACTGAGCCAGCTTCAGGACCTCCAGGCTCTTCTTACAGCCCTCCGCCATCTTCTCAAACCTGCAGcgcgcgtacacacacacacacacacacacacaaggaggtACAGAGAATAACAGTCATTAATCAGgtttaaataaagctttaaGTCTTTAACTGactgcagacacaaagagacaacacGTTAACATCACTTTTAATGAAGTGATAAAGGAACAACTTGATCAAATCCAAATGTATTGctaatgaaatgaatgaggagGTTATAGTTTCTGTGCTTACTGCTTACTTTGTTGTTTCACTGACGTTCCCCAGGTGTGTGAACTGCTTGGAGTGAGTCATGCATTTCtgcaaggaggaaaaaaatctcagaCATCTCAAGAATTAAGATCACAGCCAGACAAGGACAGCCTACGCCAGGCCAGGCTGCGCTTTGTTTGGTGTTTGGCCCTAACAATTTATTTGGGAACTTCGCCACCGTCGCCAAGTGTTTactcaagggggaatgttgggttctctatattacaatttaattaaagagtttggtctagacctgctctaattggaaagtgtcatgagaaaacttttgttATGGATTGgcactgtataaataaactgaattgaattgatcaGAGATGTGAGCACGCTTCACACTCtgaaagcaacatttttatcttgGAAAACGTTGCAAAGCGCTAAAAGTTAAGATTAAGGAGCAATAACACTTTCTCGGAACTCCAAAGAAATGTCCTGGTGAATAACTTCTATCTGTAACCGTCTTTCGGTCCTTCTGCTGCTCTTTTACCTCGTGCTGCTCTTTGAGGATCTTGGCCAGCTGTGCGTAAACCTGCTCTGCTTTCTCTGAGATCTGCACGTCCCTGTGATGAACCAGGATGAAGTCGTCTTCTTCGTCACCAGGGGGCGACGGCACCTGCGGTTGCGGCACAGAGAGGGTCAGCCACGGCGGGACTCGTCGTCCTCGGTGGCGTCGTgcttaaaatgttctttttttattgttccaaCCGGGCGACTTTTAAAGAATTTTTTAGCGACTGAAATAAAATCAGGCAATCTCGCTCTCATCCAATCGCTTTCTTGCTGCCTTTATGTGAATCATACAAAGGATTTACTTGGCTGTCAGTTTAAAGCCTGTCCTGCCTGCTCACCGTGCTGATGTCCACAGTTCTGCCGCTGCGTGCTGCCTCGATCATGGGGTCGAAGCCCTTGGCGGTGCGGAGGAACACCTTGGCCTGCTCCAGGTCCTTCTTCTGCTTTGCCTGCAGAGCGGCCTTCATGTACTGCTTCTTCCTGCCCTCCAGGAACTCCAGCTGCTGAGCCGCTGGGGgagcaacaaagacagaaaatccaAAGATTGAGACCAACTGGATGTAGCCGTCAGGGGGCACAAAGAGTAAAAACTGTTAATGACTTTGCATTTCAGgaacaatataataaaattactaaatactgaaaatacaaaagcaaactTCTACTGGCTCTGAATCacttttgttgtgtgttactgtgtgtttttctttattttcaaactaaCAAACTCATGACAGTAAACCATGAGCCCACCTGAGGGCTCCAACAGCCTTTGGTTCTCGGTCTAAAAGAATATGAATATCAGAAATTAAATGGACCCCTGAGAGCTGCTTCACATGAGGCCGAACTGAATATTGACACCAGGTCCCATTCGCACGAGACCCCACGCAGGAAGTGCTCCTTCAGGGTTAGACTGCACAGGCCACGGAGTGTTTCAGACGACATGCGGTTTCCTTTTGGGACCGACCTGCCGGCAAGAGTCCATCGCTGCCGGCTGCTCTGTCAGGTGAAGCTGACGGAGTTCTTTTCCGTCCTTGAGCCGCAGTGGGGACCTTTAACGCGGGCTTCTTCGGCTCTTCAGCAGGCTTTGGCTACAAAATTACGCAAAACACTGTCAGCAACTTACTCACATGCACCTGATCAAAAAAAGAGCTTGAATATACCGATGACAgcccacctcctccttcttctcttcatcttcttcttcatctgctATTTCCACGGTGTCAGTGGAGGCAAGCTTATCGGCTGCCACCAGAGCAGCGACGAATCCCTGCTCAGCTCCTGTCGCCTTCTGGCCCGGGATCGGAGGAAAACCTGACATACAAAAGCAAAACCCTCATTCTGACTGGCACACACCACATTTACTATTTTGGTCAAGTACAAAAACAAGTCTTGTGGCGCCGGCGCAGGGACGCACTGATGGTATAGTAATAACACCCCAGGACAACAGAGCCTCAAATCCAATTTTACGGAGCTAAATGCATGTTGGAAATTACGCTGTCATCTCACAAACAAGAATCACAAAAGAATCTCACCAGGGGGGACGGGCAGCTCCTCAAAGTTGActgcttttcctgctttgtgAGTCCGGATGGCGTTCTGGTATtgctgcaggaggagggaggttaATTTTCATACAGCAGAGCTAATGCTACAGTGATGGGCTGAAAGGAGAAAAGCTCTGTGGCTGGAAGTTTAGTGTTGGTGACAAATCCTGCCCATTCCTTGTATTTTAAGTCTGTGCTGGTGTTATTTGTTCATCTGTTTAAATATCATCAGAAACATGAGAAAGTCCGTCACAGTGCTCTTATAATTAACTGACATTTGACTGGCATAAAACAATAAGTTGTAAGAAGATTAATCTTTTTACTAACTGAACTCACACTACACTTTACAGAAGAAAACTCCGATTCACATTTCGTTATAATGTGCCAACTTGACTCCTAACCTCTGAGCCAAACACAGTCTGAGTTCTGTAAAGGTGAAGGAGAGTCTCTCCGCCTACCTTGGCGATGCGGTCGTGCATTCGGGCCTTGCGGTCGTCTCCGCTGGCTTTGGCCTGATTGGACGCCTCCACATATTTGGCTCGTCTCTGCTCGAGAGCCTCCAGCACGTCTTTGGGAGCTGACGGGGGGGCTGGGGCTGGAGGATAGAAGGATAGatgttcacatttaaaaacttCACATTACTTAACtttcatttaataaaataagcCCAACTGTGACAGCTGACTATAGACTGTAAGACTGTACAGATTACTGCTGTTACTTTCTTCTGTCTTATCTTGTCTCATCCggccccgccaccctgcgaagaaagctcatttcagccgtTTGTATCCAAGATgtcgttctttcggtcatgacccaaacTTCATGACCATgggtgagggtaggaacgtagactGACTGctaaattgagaccttcaccttgcggctcagctccctcttaACCACGACGGACCGATACAACGACCGCAtcactgctgtcgctgcaccaatccgcctgtcaatctcacgctcccatcttccctcactgaCCCCGAGATACCTAAACTCCTccttgaggcaggaactctcctccaacctggagggggaagaccacctttttccggtcgagaacccAGTAATACGGTGAATGAAATGTTACTACCTGAAGCCGCTGCAGCCGGCTGGGTGAcctctttgtttttcccagAGGGAAGTTCCTTCACCGGCACAGAGCTTCCTCCTGTGCCGCGAGATAAATTAAAACTTACAGAAGAATATAAAACAGGTTTCTGCTCAGTAAAGTTTGTTACTCAGTTTAACAAACactttacactttttttttttaaacctttacGACAACTCAGAGAAGTCGAATTGGAGCAAATCTGctaaatcttaaatcttaaagctcatttgttttcttcagcttgttcttgattttattttatctactTGTGTTAAACGCTGATTCGTCCttgttttcttctgcctcttATATTTCCCCTTCCCCTTTTTATTCTTCCTGTAAATCACTTTGTAACTTAACGAATGCTAAAGTGCGTTTGACTACGTGCTGAAATGAACACATCACAGCGACGTTTCTTACCTTGTCCTGGTGATGGAGGAAGGCCACTCAGGTCGACAGCTTGTCCCTTCTCCAACGCCTCGAGCACCGCGTCAAAACTCTGcaccaaaaaaataacaaaaaacaccaaactcTGTCAAACTGGCTGCCTTGTTTCACATACTTGAGAGATTAATGTGCAGCAGACTCAAacgaaaagacaaaaacaatgaggTGTAGCTGCATGTTAGCAAAGTTAAAtatcaaaaattaaatatttctgtgaCGCTAAAAACATCTCATCTGGTCTAGTTTCATGGCTGATGTCTGGCAAATGAACAGAGACGAGATAAGTAAGTTAAGACTTAAAGTAATTcagaacaggaaaaagaaaaattagttttgttttttttttaatcttcagcAAAAATCCTCCTGAGGGTTACAGACAAAGTGTGTCTGTTAccgactgcagctgctgccacatTCCTCCTGCACAGCAAAATAGTTTGAATTCTGCTTCCACTTCCAGCAGAGACAAAGCTTCATTATGAGCATTCAGCTTGCAgagatataaacacacataaattgtaacagacaaaaca
This portion of the Scatophagus argus isolate fScaArg1 chromosome 13, fScaArg1.pri, whole genome shotgun sequence genome encodes:
- the cc2d1b gene encoding coiled-coil and C2 domain-containing protein 1B isoform X2; this encodes MFGKKKRAPQPKGQGAAAAKQMGLFVDLDPEEMMMGMEGNLDDPDLEAELAAITGNKAAAGGRAKQKGKSPLPMEDIARMADECMRDVDEGEDDSNLEDDEDLLAELQEVVGEGEAEDAVTVSSSSSAPAESSPAETPASPQPQVKEQQEVKVSSAAPGSLQHTLEERVAMYKTALQNAKAAGETSKARRYDRGLKNLETMLAAVKKGRPVNEAEIPPPVATGASSAAPRPAVPQRPAPPVPPPPESTSSDQQGQPAPEIITPSSEEEQSSSSTPPTLNSVPSPEEPTQPAAQPQTPANEATRTMLLKRQKEFKMAALRAKKQGDVEQARIYLKTFKSFDAVLEALEKGQAVDLSGLPPSPGQGGSSVPVKELPSGKNKEVTQPAAAASAPAPPSAPKDVLEALEQRRAKYVEASNQAKASGDDRKARMHDRIAKQYQNAIRTHKAGKAVNFEELPVPPGFPPIPGQKATGAEQGFVAALVAADKLASTDTVEIADEEEDEEKKEEPKPAEEPKKPALKVPTAAQGRKRTPSASPDRAAGSDGLLPAAQQLEFLEGRKKQYMKAALQAKQKKDLEQAKVFLRTAKGFDPMIEAARSGRTVDISTVPSPPGDEEDDFILVHHRDVQISEKAEQVYAQLAKILKEQHEKCMTHSKQFTHLGNVSETTKFEKMAEGCKKSLEVLKLAQSRGLPPPKHHFEERSFHTVRIFPELSSTDMVVVIVKGMNLPAPSGIQANDLDAYVKFDFPYPSAEQPQKHKTAVIKNTNCPEYNQSFTLSINRNHRGFRRVVASKGIKLELLHKGGFLRSDKPIGTALLKLDKLETRSEIREIVEVMDGRKPTGGRVEAKVRLREPLSGQDMQTSTERWLVIDQSQVLL
- the cc2d1b gene encoding coiled-coil and C2 domain-containing protein 1B isoform X1 codes for the protein MFGKKKRAPQPKGQGAAAAKQMGLFVDLDPEEMMMGMEGNLDDPDLEAELAAITGNKAAAGGRAKQKGKSPLPMEDIARMADECMRDVDEGEDDSNLEDDEDLLAELQEVVGEGEAEDAVTVSSSSSAPAESSPAETPASPQPQVKEQQEVKVSSAAPGSLQHTLEERVAMYKTALQNAKAAGETSKARRYDRGLKNLETMLAAVKKGRPVNEAEIPPPVATGASSAAPRPAVPQRPAPPVPPPPESTSSDQQGQPAPEIITPSSEEEQSSSSTPPTLNSVPSPEEPTQPAAQPQTPANEATRTMLLKRQKEFKMAALRAKKQGDVEQARIYLKTFKSFDAVLEALEKGQAVDLSGLPPSPGQGGSSVPVKELPSGKNKEVTQPAAAASAPAPPSAPKDVLEALEQRRAKYVEASNQAKASGDDRKARMHDRIAKQYQNAIRTHKAGKAVNFEELPVPPGFPPIPGQKATGAEQGFVAALVAADKLASTDTVEIADEEEDEEKKEEPKPAEEPKKPALKVPTAAQGRKRTPSASPDRAAGSDGLLPAAAQQLEFLEGRKKQYMKAALQAKQKKDLEQAKVFLRTAKGFDPMIEAARSGRTVDISTVPSPPGDEEDDFILVHHRDVQISEKAEQVYAQLAKILKEQHEKCMTHSKQFTHLGNVSETTKFEKMAEGCKKSLEVLKLAQSRGLPPPKHHFEERSFHTVRIFPELSSTDMVVVIVKGMNLPAPSGIQANDLDAYVKFDFPYPSAEQPQKHKTAVIKNTNCPEYNQSFTLSINRNHRGFRRVVASKGIKLELLHKGGFLRSDKPIGTALLKLDKLETRSEIREIVEVMDGRKPTGGRVEAKVRLREPLSGQDMQTSTERWLVIDQSQVLL